From Butyricimonas paravirosa, one genomic window encodes:
- a CDS encoding Gldg family protein — MNMIYKIAKTELQMLFYSPVAWLVLIIFTFQSGMIFSGMIEMIEREQAMGYDTIFISASLFNRLFYNIQDYLFLYIPLLTMGLVSRDLAGGTIKLLHSSPMTNSQIILGKFLSMMIFALLLVGIFVLYVIYSLFVVENFDLCYILTGILGIYLLICTYASIGLFMSTISSYQIIAAVGTFVLLTFLNFVSGIWQDIDFVRDITFWLSLRGRAESFTGGLISSEDMIYFIMVPGMFLWFSIIKLSSRVSHASKGRNAMKYVGVFLVVAVVGYLSSRPHLMGYVDTTREKSRTLTPNSQEIVKKLEGGLTITTYSNLLDDDFMKAIPRYQNYDKGNFREYVRFKPEIKMEYVYYYDSVQNTKRRGFLSDLPLEKRARQIAHSYKIKFSRYLSPDQIKQIIDLTPEDNRFVRQVTRESGEKMFLRQFDDMRRDPSEAEISAAFKRMVMELPTVGFLTGHGERDMNLYRDRDYACFARDKRFRYALLNQGFDVQEVNLNEDIPTVVNILVIADMAKPLTGEEMERLQRYIDRGGNLFIVGDPNSRDYMNPLTQLFGVELMEGVLVKPTENFQPDLVMSRPTPGALELSYFYETMDNWKMSAVMPGAAGLKYTEDKGFKVTPVLQADTLGVWNELETINFIDDTVRFNPAVGEIEQLYTTAVALSRPMGDREQKIVILGDADCISNVELFKSREEVESGNFYIILGSFSWLSDGEAPVDVRRPKSIDNRLFLGKTGVKVTDILFKWFIPIALLIGAIFVSIRRRGR, encoded by the coding sequence ATGAATATGATATATAAAATAGCAAAGACCGAGTTGCAGATGTTGTTCTACTCGCCTGTAGCCTGGTTGGTTTTGATTATATTTACGTTTCAATCGGGGATGATTTTCTCCGGGATGATTGAAATGATCGAACGGGAGCAAGCCATGGGCTATGATACGATATTTATCAGTGCTTCGCTTTTCAATCGCCTGTTCTATAATATACAGGATTATCTTTTCCTTTATATCCCTTTGTTGACGATGGGATTGGTTAGCCGTGATTTGGCAGGGGGTACGATTAAGTTACTGCATTCTTCGCCCATGACGAATTCACAGATCATTCTGGGAAAATTCCTTTCCATGATGATTTTTGCCCTGTTGTTGGTGGGAATCTTTGTGCTTTACGTGATTTACAGCCTGTTCGTGGTGGAAAACTTTGACCTATGCTATATTCTTACCGGGATATTGGGTATTTATTTGCTGATATGCACGTATGCCTCGATCGGTCTGTTCATGTCAACGATTTCCTCTTACCAGATCATCGCGGCGGTGGGAACCTTCGTACTTCTGACGTTCTTAAACTTCGTGAGTGGAATTTGGCAGGATATTGATTTCGTGCGGGATATAACCTTCTGGTTATCGCTTCGGGGACGGGCAGAAAGTTTCACGGGAGGATTGATCTCCAGCGAGGATATGATTTACTTCATCATGGTTCCGGGAATGTTCCTTTGGTTCTCGATCATTAAACTATCGTCTCGGGTAAGCCATGCTTCCAAGGGACGGAATGCCATGAAATACGTGGGAGTCTTCCTCGTGGTGGCTGTTGTCGGTTATCTGAGTTCCCGCCCTCATCTGATGGGATATGTTGATACGACCCGGGAAAAGAGCCGTACGCTCACCCCGAATAGCCAGGAAATCGTTAAAAAACTGGAGGGTGGTCTGACAATCACAACCTATAGTAACCTGTTGGATGATGATTTCATGAAAGCCATTCCTCGTTATCAGAATTACGATAAGGGCAATTTCCGGGAATACGTTCGTTTTAAACCGGAGATCAAGATGGAATACGTGTACTATTACGACTCGGTTCAAAACACAAAAAGAAGGGGATTTCTATCTGATCTTCCTTTAGAAAAAAGAGCCAGACAGATTGCACACTCCTATAAAATCAAGTTTTCGAGGTATTTAAGTCCCGATCAGATCAAACAGATCATTGACTTAACTCCGGAGGATAATCGCTTTGTCCGTCAAGTGACCCGGGAAAGTGGCGAGAAGATGTTCCTGCGACAATTTGATGACATGCGGCGTGACCCTTCCGAGGCAGAGATTTCAGCCGCCTTTAAACGGATGGTCATGGAACTGCCCACGGTTGGATTCCTGACCGGACACGGGGAACGGGACATGAATCTTTATCGAGACCGGGATTATGCCTGTTTCGCCCGTGATAAACGTTTCCGCTATGCTCTCTTGAATCAAGGATTTGATGTGCAGGAAGTGAACCTGAACGAGGACATCCCGACCGTAGTTAATATTCTGGTCATTGCCGACATGGCAAAACCCCTCACCGGAGAAGAGATGGAACGTCTACAGCGATATATAGACCGGGGAGGTAACCTGTTTATCGTGGGTGATCCGAATAGCCGGGACTACATGAACCCGTTGACTCAGCTCTTCGGTGTGGAACTCATGGAAGGAGTACTGGTCAAACCGACGGAGAACTTCCAACCTGATTTGGTGATGTCCCGACCGACGCCCGGAGCATTAGAGCTATCGTATTTCTACGAGACAATGGATAACTGGAAAATGAGTGCCGTTATGCCGGGGGCTGCCGGATTGAAATATACTGAGGACAAGGGATTCAAGGTGACCCCGGTCTTGCAGGCCGATACCCTTGGCGTGTGGAACGAGTTGGAAACGATAAACTTTATCGACGACACGGTTCGCTTTAACCCGGCAGTCGGGGAGATAGAACAACTATACACGACGGCAGTGGCTCTGTCCCGTCCGATGGGAGATCGGGAACAGAAGATCGTGATACTGGGGGACGCGGATTGTATCAGCAACGTGGAACTCTTTAAATCCCGTGAAGAAGTCGAGTCTGGTAATTTCTACATAATCTTGGGTTCCTTCTCGTGGCTTTCAGACGGGGAAGCTCCTGTAGATGTGCGTCGTCCGAAGTCGATAGACAATCGTTTGTTCTTGGGAAAAACCGGAGTAAAAGTCACGGATATACTATTCAAGTGGTTTATCCCGATTGCTCTACTGATCGGTGCGATTTTCGTGTCCATCAGAAGAAGGGGAAGATAA
- a CDS encoding FecR family protein, producing MSIDSIHIILDLILKSWAGTLTQPEEERLDELLEDPEWAQLKRDLEDDRFIMGRFKEYEKYDKIADFSCFLKRIRKHKKRRILTTSVRRTIYVAASLLVFIMAGGVWWSERTTVDFPKENLEVVIETTIDRSSVRLILGDNQMIPLTHKNEATVLDMRGILHSEGLRTLNYKYVKNDTLESVVEYHTLIVPKGERQKVIFSDSSWVVLNAQSTMKYPVAFRGEERKVYVEGEAYFEVTRDEEHPFIVSVKNFDVRVLGTSFNVMSYDDEFASSVTLLTGQVETTSGRDTVRLLPGEQVSITSDNRMTVQKTDINVVVSWMDGKFGFSNERLDVIMRKICRWYDVEVLYAVPGIRERRFTGAPASTMPLKELLEALSTTTNLQFSLRDGMITIKQN from the coding sequence ATGAGTATAGATAGCATACATATCATATTGGATTTGATTCTAAAATCCTGGGCAGGAACGCTCACGCAACCCGAAGAGGAGCGCTTGGACGAGTTGTTGGAAGATCCGGAGTGGGCACAACTGAAACGGGATCTGGAAGATGATCGTTTTATCATGGGACGTTTTAAAGAATACGAGAAATACGATAAGATTGCCGATTTTTCCTGTTTCTTGAAACGAATCCGGAAACATAAGAAACGGAGAATCTTGACCACGAGCGTGCGTCGTACGATTTACGTGGCAGCCTCCTTGCTTGTCTTTATCATGGCTGGTGGCGTGTGGTGGTCGGAGCGGACGACGGTGGATTTTCCTAAAGAGAATCTGGAAGTCGTGATCGAGACAACCATCGACCGGAGTAGCGTTCGTCTAATCCTAGGGGATAATCAAATGATCCCGTTGACTCATAAAAACGAGGCTACCGTGTTAGATATGAGAGGAATATTACATTCTGAGGGTCTGAGAACCTTGAACTACAAGTACGTGAAGAACGATACCTTGGAAAGCGTGGTCGAATACCACACGCTGATCGTACCCAAAGGAGAGAGGCAGAAAGTCATTTTCTCTGATAGCAGCTGGGTCGTGCTGAATGCACAGTCAACAATGAAATATCCGGTGGCTTTCCGTGGGGAAGAGCGAAAAGTATACGTGGAAGGAGAGGCCTACTTCGAGGTGACAAGAGACGAGGAACACCCGTTTATCGTTTCGGTCAAGAATTTTGACGTGCGGGTTCTGGGAACCAGCTTTAACGTGATGAGTTATGATGATGAATTCGCATCGAGTGTTACCTTGTTAACCGGGCAAGTGGAAACCACTTCCGGGCGTGATACGGTTCGGTTGCTACCGGGCGAGCAAGTGTCGATAACAAGTGATAACCGGATGACGGTTCAAAAAACAGATATAAATGTCGTAGTGTCATGGATGGATGGAAAATTCGGTTTTAGTAACGAAAGACTGGATGTGATCATGAGGAAGATTTGTCGTTGGTACGATGTAGAAGTACTGTATGCGGTTCCGGGAATTAGAGAGCGTCGTTTCACCGGGGCGCCTGCCAGTACTATGCCGTTGAAAGAGCTGTTGGAGGCATTAAGTACCACGACAAATCTACAATTCTCCTTGAGGGATGGAATGATAACCATTAAACAAAATTAG
- a CDS encoding SusC/RagA family TonB-linked outer membrane protein: MKKKKSNLSAKRGRVGTLLMLVILLQSFGIGVSRAQSNDEPRLTVEFSEAPFIDVINYIKRHTKLDFLFNNEEIQKIPAVTHAFKSVPASQVLQACLEGTEYTFRLFQNMIVIQKRQKTLEPVTVRGKVLDERGMSLPGATVIVKGTSIGGSTNDQGMFVFSLPKMDTIYLLVSFVGMETQEVAITNFTREVVVRMKSDTKEVEEVVVTGYGNVRKTSFTGNSVTVSRDELLKVSKTNVMKALEVYDPSFRVKTNNQWGSDPNALPEMQIRGQSSIGVKDLDRNTLSKSALENNPNLPIFIMDNFETTIQKVYDMDPNRIESITILKDAAATALYGSRAANGVVVITTVAPKSGEVRVTYNMVGTISMPNLNDYNLMNARQKLEAEVASGMYEAEGEDFWFKKIRIEEYQGKLKNVREGVNTYWLAKPLRTEFNHKHSLYLEGGNEEFRYGIDLGYNNENGVMKGSYRDRIDAGFSIYYTTSKVQVSNYISYGVTKEKESPYGEFSQYTKMLPYERYKDDDGKMLRILQWSRVLDFEPYNPLYEADLGNYDKGQTNVLVENLSVNWFIKPTFWVKGELGISHSTGKREAFIDPLSVKNNLEYGDDRTNVGSLTLTNTEYTSWEGKLAISYNESINSHNINVGGGLEVKTTRRRTNTGTYKGFQSAEFSSPEFARSMPYKPNFQEVQTRLFGMFARLNYSYQDIYLLDASLRIDGSSEFGSDKRYAPFFSGGLGLNIHKYAFMEKYGFVNHLKIRGSFGQTGKVNFAPYAAVPTHEIDIDEWYVSGPASSLMTTRGNRDLKWEKTNKFDVGFELGLLKNLLYLEFSWYNEITNGLITDVTLPSSTGFRTYKSNMGKVENKGFEIQFRSDLLSTADWYVAVFANLAHNTNKIKKISDALKAYNDAVNEYYNQEIESLWDKDNPNLNRVMTKYEEGQSLSAKYGLKSLGIDPANGQELYVYRDGTVSYDWIATEMRNIGDEMPWGTGSFGVNLRWKNITFSTSFLYEFGGDFYNETLIDKVENAKIEEYNVDRRAMSQRWKKFGDVVMYKDIKDNRQTTDPTSRFMQRNNVLSWNSMTIGYELDREMLKRIGIENIRIEVGTNDLWRLSTVKAERGLSYPYANSVNFSVNVRF, translated from the coding sequence ATGAAAAAGAAGAAGTCTAATCTATCTGCAAAACGCGGGAGAGTCGGCACGTTGTTGATGCTGGTGATCCTGTTGCAGTCCTTTGGAATCGGAGTCAGTCGGGCACAGTCGAACGATGAACCGAGATTGACCGTGGAGTTCAGCGAAGCTCCTTTTATAGACGTGATCAATTACATCAAACGTCACACGAAACTTGATTTCCTTTTCAATAACGAGGAAATCCAGAAGATTCCGGCCGTGACACATGCTTTCAAATCTGTTCCTGCCTCACAGGTACTTCAAGCTTGTTTGGAAGGAACGGAATATACTTTCCGCTTGTTTCAGAACATGATCGTGATCCAAAAGCGGCAGAAGACCTTAGAGCCCGTTACCGTCCGGGGAAAAGTGTTGGATGAGAGGGGAATGAGTCTGCCCGGAGCCACGGTGATCGTGAAGGGAACCAGCATCGGGGGAAGTACGAATGACCAAGGAATGTTCGTGTTCAGTCTACCCAAGATGGATACGATCTACTTGTTGGTAAGCTTCGTCGGTATGGAGACCCAAGAGGTTGCGATCACGAACTTTACGCGGGAAGTAGTGGTGCGCATGAAATCTGACACGAAAGAGGTGGAAGAAGTGGTCGTGACCGGTTACGGTAATGTCCGGAAAACGAGTTTTACGGGTAATTCCGTGACTGTTTCTAGGGATGAATTACTGAAGGTTTCTAAAACCAACGTCATGAAAGCCTTGGAGGTATACGATCCATCGTTCCGTGTGAAGACCAATAACCAATGGGGTTCCGACCCGAACGCCTTGCCGGAGATGCAGATCCGGGGACAATCGAGTATTGGGGTGAAGGATTTGGACCGTAACACGCTCTCTAAATCAGCTTTGGAAAATAATCCCAATCTGCCGATCTTCATCATGGATAATTTCGAGACCACGATACAAAAAGTGTATGATATGGACCCGAACCGTATCGAGAGTATAACCATTCTCAAGGATGCGGCGGCGACAGCATTGTACGGTTCCCGGGCAGCCAATGGCGTGGTGGTCATCACGACGGTAGCCCCCAAATCGGGGGAAGTGCGGGTGACTTACAACATGGTCGGGACGATTTCAATGCCTAACTTGAATGATTATAACCTGATGAATGCCCGTCAGAAACTGGAGGCAGAAGTGGCATCCGGAATGTACGAGGCCGAAGGAGAGGATTTTTGGTTTAAAAAAATAAGAATAGAGGAGTACCAGGGGAAACTGAAAAACGTGCGGGAGGGAGTGAACACCTATTGGTTGGCGAAACCCTTGCGTACAGAATTTAATCATAAGCATAGTTTGTACCTGGAAGGGGGAAACGAGGAATTCCGTTACGGAATTGATTTAGGGTATAATAACGAGAATGGGGTCATGAAAGGATCTTACCGGGATCGTATCGATGCTGGATTCTCGATTTATTACACGACCTCAAAAGTACAGGTGAGTAATTATATCAGTTATGGTGTGACCAAAGAGAAGGAATCTCCTTACGGGGAATTCTCGCAATATACCAAGATGTTACCTTACGAGCGCTACAAGGATGATGACGGTAAAATGTTGCGTATTTTACAATGGTCGCGGGTACTGGATTTCGAACCGTACAACCCGTTATACGAGGCCGATTTGGGTAATTATGACAAGGGACAAACTAACGTGCTGGTTGAGAACTTGAGCGTGAATTGGTTTATCAAGCCTACTTTCTGGGTAAAAGGAGAGTTGGGCATCAGCCATTCCACGGGTAAACGGGAGGCTTTTATTGATCCTTTGTCCGTTAAAAATAATCTGGAATATGGTGATGACCGGACTAACGTGGGGAGTTTAACTTTAACGAACACGGAATACACCTCGTGGGAGGGGAAACTGGCTATTTCCTATAATGAATCGATCAATAGTCATAACATCAATGTCGGGGGTGGATTGGAAGTAAAAACGACACGCAGGCGCACGAATACCGGAACTTATAAAGGGTTTCAGTCTGCCGAGTTTTCTTCACCCGAATTTGCCCGGTCGATGCCTTATAAACCTAATTTCCAAGAAGTGCAAACTCGTCTATTCGGTATGTTCGCCCGTTTGAACTACTCTTATCAGGATATATACCTTCTGGATGCATCTCTTCGAATTGACGGTTCTTCCGAGTTCGGTTCCGACAAACGTTACGCTCCTTTCTTTTCAGGAGGTTTGGGATTGAATATTCACAAGTACGCATTCATGGAGAAATACGGTTTTGTCAATCATCTTAAAATACGGGGTTCCTTCGGGCAAACGGGTAAGGTGAATTTTGCACCATACGCGGCAGTTCCTACTCACGAGATTGATATTGACGAATGGTATGTTTCCGGTCCGGCGTCAAGTTTGATGACGACCCGCGGAAACCGGGATCTGAAATGGGAAAAGACCAATAAATTCGACGTCGGTTTTGAGTTGGGTTTATTGAAGAATCTACTTTACCTTGAATTTTCATGGTATAATGAAATCACGAACGGCCTGATCACCGATGTCACGTTGCCGAGTTCCACGGGGTTCAGAACGTACAAGAGTAACATGGGAAAGGTCGAGAACAAGGGGTTCGAGATCCAGTTTCGGAGTGACTTGCTTAGTACTGCGGATTGGTACGTGGCTGTTTTTGCCAATTTAGCACACAATACGAACAAGATAAAGAAAATATCCGATGCCTTGAAGGCTTATAATGATGCGGTGAACGAGTATTACAACCAAGAAATCGAAAGTCTCTGGGACAAGGACAATCCAAATTTGAACCGGGTGATGACGAAATACGAGGAAGGGCAATCCCTTTCTGCGAAGTACGGGTTGAAATCCTTAGGGATAGACCCTGCAAACGGGCAGGAACTTTACGTGTACCGGGATGGGACGGTGAGCTACGATTGGATAGCCACCGAGATGCGAAATATCGGGGATGAAATGCCTTGGGGTACCGGTTCTTTCGGCGTGAATTTACGGTGGAAAAACATCACGTTCAGTACCAGTTTCCTGTATGAATTTGGTGGCGATTTCTATAACGAGACGCTGATTGACAAGGTGGAAAATGCCAAGATTGAGGAATATAACGTGGATCGTCGTGCAATGAGCCAACGTTGGAAGAAATTCGGGGATGTCGTCATGTATAAGGATATTAAGGATAACAGGCAGACCACCGATCCGACTTCCCGTTTTATGCAGCGGAATAACGTGTTGAGTTGGAATTCCATGACGATTGGTTACGAGTTGGACCGGGAGATGTTGAAACGGATCGGGATCGAGAATATCCGGATTGAAGTCGGAACGAACGATCTGTGGCGGCTTTCCACGGTGAAGGCTGAAAGAGGTTTAAGTTACCCGTATGCAAATTCGGTAAACTTTTCCGTGAATGTTAGATTCTAA
- a CDS encoding RagB/SusD family nutrient uptake outer membrane protein, with protein MKTIRYIMGFFLFFALTSCNDWFEVSPETQVSSDDLYEKGNGFRMQVNGLYKSLGSSSLYAQELTWGFLDVLGQYYVRQNLDNAYQEVNDRQYENANVLSIIDGIWSGMYKVIADCNNIIEHVDKASNSIFELGEPERLKIRGEALAVRAFVHFDLLRLFAPAPTVNENGSWIPYVTSSESVINNKLTVKQVLENVERDLLEAHTCMVPWDSAIVYSDYYNEEVIRMWHIMERFWTDWNTESEIAEFFGHQRSRLNMASIRGMLARVYSYMGEKKKAYDAIEEAFAMGGKWEPWGFEDMDWIEPGHGRLLSDVVFNVYNTRAGDINAPFMTAERPLYIRNVYDLFPAQHQIDGRFERLLSMLSGNYLSIKSKKGNNDVAYLPILRKSELYYIKGEYLASIGQVSEAVDLLREIRSSRGDISMDDLNTITTEMGYIEAMLTDARKEFIGEGQSFYLFKRLNLPVFDGLQNVDFRNLYTLPVPKSEEVVF; from the coding sequence ATGAAAACAATAAGATATATCATGGGATTCTTCCTATTTTTTGCCTTGACTTCCTGTAATGATTGGTTCGAGGTAAGCCCGGAAACCCAAGTGAGTAGTGATGACCTGTACGAGAAGGGAAACGGTTTCCGGATGCAGGTGAACGGTTTGTATAAAAGTCTGGGGAGCAGTAGTCTGTATGCCCAGGAATTGACGTGGGGTTTTCTGGATGTTCTAGGACAGTATTATGTCCGGCAGAATTTGGATAATGCCTACCAAGAGGTGAATGATCGCCAGTACGAAAATGCCAATGTCCTGTCGATAATCGACGGAATTTGGTCGGGGATGTACAAGGTCATTGCCGATTGTAATAATATTATCGAACACGTGGATAAAGCCTCCAACAGTATTTTCGAGCTTGGTGAACCCGAACGGTTGAAAATACGGGGAGAGGCTCTTGCCGTGCGGGCATTTGTACATTTCGATTTGCTCCGACTTTTTGCCCCGGCTCCCACGGTGAATGAAAATGGCTCGTGGATTCCTTACGTGACTAGCTCGGAGTCCGTGATTAATAATAAATTGACTGTAAAACAAGTGTTGGAGAACGTGGAGCGTGATTTACTGGAGGCTCACACGTGTATGGTCCCGTGGGATTCAGCCATTGTTTATAGTGATTATTATAACGAGGAAGTTATCCGGATGTGGCATATCATGGAACGTTTTTGGACGGATTGGAATACCGAGAGTGAAATCGCGGAATTCTTCGGTCACCAACGTTCTCGTCTGAACATGGCGTCCATACGGGGAATGTTGGCACGCGTGTATTCCTATATGGGAGAGAAAAAGAAAGCGTACGATGCTATCGAGGAGGCTTTCGCGATGGGCGGTAAGTGGGAACCGTGGGGCTTTGAAGACATGGACTGGATTGAGCCGGGGCATGGTCGCCTGTTGAGTGACGTGGTTTTTAATGTTTACAATACCCGTGCGGGAGATATAAATGCCCCGTTTATGACGGCCGAGCGACCGCTTTATATACGTAATGTTTATGATTTGTTCCCGGCACAGCACCAGATTGACGGGCGATTTGAACGCTTGCTCAGTATGTTGAGCGGAAATTACTTGTCTATCAAGAGTAAAAAAGGGAATAATGATGTTGCATATCTTCCTATTTTACGCAAGAGTGAATTGTATTACATCAAGGGTGAGTACTTGGCATCTATCGGGCAAGTAAGTGAGGCCGTGGATTTGCTACGAGAAATCAGAAGTTCCCGGGGTGATATTTCTATGGATGACTTGAACACGATCACCACGGAAATGGGGTATATCGAGGCGATGTTGACAGATGCCCGGAAGGAATTTATCGGTGAAGGACAATCTTTCTATTTGTTCAAGCGCTTGAACCTGCCTGTTTTTGACGGGCTACAAAATGTTGATTTCCGGAACCTGTACACGTTGCCTGTTCCTAAAAGCGAAGAAGTGGTCTTTTAG
- a CDS encoding DUF4843 domain-containing protein, translating into MRYIIIILVAICVFAACSEDKFTTYDSTRYLYFAKGITADSITESFFFYPDETTHDIRLELLFAGDPVTENMTYRIEVDESLTTAVKGTDFDFESERTWQAGEERDTLVLKLIKTAKLDNQMFRVVLKVSPTTDFEIGPTKNARSQRIAFTSKAIAPAWWDAHIARYYLGDYSDAKYAEFIEATGISDMTNFGPTELRYYALKLKYHLLELKNAGTPVMDGDVEMSVPIVG; encoded by the coding sequence ATGAGATACATAATTATAATTCTCGTGGCCATATGCGTTTTTGCGGCTTGTTCCGAGGATAAGTTCACGACTTACGATTCGACGAGGTACTTGTACTTCGCGAAGGGAATAACGGCCGATAGTATTACCGAGTCTTTTTTCTTTTACCCGGACGAGACCACGCATGATATTCGGTTGGAGTTATTATTTGCCGGTGACCCGGTGACAGAGAACATGACCTACCGGATTGAAGTAGATGAGAGCTTGACTACTGCCGTAAAGGGAACGGATTTCGATTTCGAATCCGAGAGGACATGGCAGGCAGGCGAGGAACGTGACACGCTCGTGTTGAAATTGATCAAAACGGCAAAATTGGATAACCAGATGTTCCGGGTAGTTTTGAAAGTCTCTCCGACAACTGATTTCGAAATCGGACCGACAAAAAATGCACGTAGTCAGCGGATTGCTTTTACCTCGAAGGCGATAGCTCCGGCTTGGTGGGATGCCCATATCGCACGTTATTACCTGGGTGATTATAGTGATGCTAAATATGCGGAATTTATCGAGGCTACCGGCATTAGTGATATGACTAATTTTGGTCCTACCGAATTAAGGTATTACGCTTTGAAGTTGAAATACCACTTGCTGGAATTGAAAAATGCCGGAACTCCGGTCATGGATGGAGACGTGGAAATGAGTGTTCCTATTGTTGGATAA
- a CDS encoding PKD-like family lipoprotein, which produces MKIHKYIWCAVVMFFLYGCFDDKGNYDYTGIPEVKVLGYITNEEELGSFWALTVGDVVEVEPILEYTGDSTALALKFEWIAENGTTDELKTIGFGKKLVWETDMGGFIRISLFITDTVTGYQIIHEELAMWPTNSESTSEAWMVLSEVDGKACFSILEDVSSWEGDNYVYRFREMLNYYPTQNEGQELGGRPVKIMNHWLAGGSTSAPGMLLLLQNGGIGPVYMGNQDYRRALYLKDDFMNGVLPNVNFKDAVANSKCHVLLSEDGGVYLKAVENLDVWFTGKYIDVPATIEGGMKIDRLIRMSYSGDITGTFALDVLHDRLLYIQNENDLEYEGVWGDANAITEVFTEPVNGITLALNDLKDIDILYCGSYVGKVESESGRPRNTADVFMLYKDNRAGSANVGQYCIYTFLFARDYDLWINKATPKIERAFPAAFQYAIHEDGQFFVSPNGQYEFLFFSSGVNDSELWGYIFRGTGGTDPVKLFDFGGRKITRISSTESGSGGGAMGMDLTVALETGEIYMFNVNNSHFGTGITPKWMSTKSYGKIIDIRYDGPAKHAI; this is translated from the coding sequence ATGAAGATACATAAATATATATGGTGTGCGGTTGTGATGTTTTTCCTTTACGGCTGTTTTGACGATAAGGGAAATTATGACTACACGGGGATTCCTGAGGTGAAAGTTCTCGGTTATATCACGAACGAGGAAGAGCTTGGGAGTTTCTGGGCTTTAACGGTAGGTGACGTGGTGGAGGTCGAACCTATTCTTGAATACACGGGTGATTCCACGGCTCTCGCTTTGAAATTCGAGTGGATTGCCGAGAATGGGACTACCGATGAGTTGAAAACGATCGGGTTCGGCAAGAAGTTGGTTTGGGAGACGGATATGGGTGGTTTCATAAGGATTTCCCTGTTTATTACAGACACGGTGACAGGTTATCAAATCATTCATGAAGAATTAGCCATGTGGCCAACGAATAGTGAATCGACATCAGAGGCGTGGATGGTGCTTTCCGAGGTGGATGGCAAGGCCTGTTTCTCCATACTTGAAGACGTGAGTAGTTGGGAGGGGGATAATTACGTGTATCGTTTCCGCGAAATGTTGAATTATTACCCGACGCAGAATGAGGGGCAGGAACTGGGTGGTCGTCCGGTGAAGATCATGAACCATTGGTTGGCAGGTGGAAGTACGTCAGCCCCCGGAATGTTACTTCTTCTTCAAAATGGGGGTATTGGCCCAGTTTACATGGGAAATCAGGATTATCGTCGGGCGCTTTACTTGAAAGATGATTTCATGAATGGTGTGTTACCTAACGTGAACTTCAAGGATGCAGTGGCGAATTCAAAGTGTCATGTTCTACTCTCTGAAGATGGGGGGGTATATTTGAAAGCGGTGGAAAATCTGGATGTATGGTTCACGGGTAAATACATTGATGTTCCTGCCACGATAGAAGGAGGAATGAAAATTGATCGTTTGATACGGATGTCTTACTCCGGGGATATTACGGGAACTTTTGCTCTTGATGTTCTGCATGATCGTTTGCTTTATATTCAGAATGAGAATGATTTGGAATACGAGGGAGTTTGGGGGGATGCGAATGCGATTACTGAAGTGTTTACTGAACCTGTCAATGGAATAACTCTCGCTTTGAATGACTTAAAAGATATAGACATTCTTTATTGTGGTTCTTACGTGGGAAAAGTCGAGTCGGAATCGGGTCGTCCAAGGAATACTGCCGACGTGTTTATGCTTTACAAGGATAACCGGGCAGGGAGTGCGAACGTAGGGCAATATTGTATCTATACCTTCCTGTTTGCTCGAGATTATGATTTGTGGATAAACAAGGCGACACCCAAGATTGAAAGGGCTTTCCCGGCGGCTTTCCAATATGCGATTCATGAAGATGGCCAATTCTTTGTTTCTCCCAACGGGCAATATGAATTTCTGTTCTTTAGTTCCGGGGTGAATGACAGCGAGTTGTGGGGATATATATTCCGGGGAACGGGAGGAACGGATCCGGTGAAGTTGTTTGATTTTGGTGGACGGAAGATTACCCGGATCTCATCGACAGAATCAGGAAGTGGGGGAGGTGCGATGGGGATGGATTTAACCGTGGCGCTTGAAACCGGGGAAATATATATGTTCAACGTGAATAACTCTCATTTTGGCACGGGTATAACCCCGAAGTGGATGTCAACCAAGAGTTATGGCAAGATTATCGATATACGGTATGATGGTCCGGCTAAACATGCAATATAG